In Candidatus Bathyarchaeia archaeon, the following are encoded in one genomic region:
- a CDS encoding putative zinc-binding protein yields the protein MSKEGEWQEGMPTHETILFSCFGGLSNTGITSALACLEAVKELGLAKVAIGCLPSVPLGVKPVLGKAKAAKKIITVDGCPFECAKKTVENAGFKIARSIVLVRDIGMKKVALHTDIGKGLGVEKYISQEDINKAKKLIIKSILEKTDER from the coding sequence ATGTCGAAAGAGGGAGAATGGCAAGAAGGAATGCCAACACATGAGACCATACTATTCTCTTGTTTTGGCGGTTTATCAAACACCGGAATAACAAGCGCTTTAGCGTGCTTGGAGGCTGTAAAGGAGCTTGGCTTGGCGAAAGTGGCTATTGGCTGTTTGCCTTCTGTGCCGTTAGGTGTGAAACCAGTCTTGGGAAAGGCTAAAGCTGCGAAGAAAATCATAACGGTGGATGGTTGTCCTTTTGAGTGTGCAAAGAAAACTGTAGAAAATGCTGGCTTTAAAATTGCTAGAAGTATCGTGCTGGTCAGAGACATCGGCATGAAAAAAGTGGCTTTGCACACCGACATCGGCAAAGGCTTAGGAGTTGAAAAATACATCAGTCAAGAAGACATAAACAAAGCCAAAAAACTAATCATAAAATCAATTCTGGAGAAAACAGATGAGCGGTAA
- a CDS encoding translation elongation factor-like protein, giving the protein MSEEEVVEVGRVTHFFPKISVAVVELTKPLSVGDTILIKGPTTDFEQVVESMQIEHKNVQQAKAGQSIGLKVAERVREKDTVYKKL; this is encoded by the coding sequence TTGAGTGAGGAAGAAGTTGTTGAGGTTGGGCGTGTGACTCACTTTTTCCCAAAAATCAGCGTGGCTGTTGTTGAGCTTACTAAACCCTTGTCTGTAGGCGATACCATACTCATTAAGGGACCCACAACAGATTTCGAACAAGTTGTAGAATCCATGCAGATTGAGCATAAGAACGTTCAACAAGCCAAAGCAGGACAGAGTATAGGTTTGAAGGTTGCAGAGCGAGTCAGAGAAAAAGACACGGTATACAAGAAACTTTAG
- a CDS encoding metalloregulator ArsR/SmtB family transcription factor: MSKIKIDKRLKRLVNTGICPYDDPLKYADELRELANEIANAEEAGKQSKFFKALGDATRLRILKLLEVREMCVCEIMIALGLTQPTTSHHLGILENVGLVRSRKEGKWVYYMIADPRLIQNLRRFHVMQ, from the coding sequence ATGTCTAAAATAAAAATTGATAAAAGACTTAAGCGGCTTGTAAACACTGGAATATGTCCCTATGATGACCCACTGAAATACGCTGATGAGCTTAGAGAGCTTGCGAACGAAATTGCAAATGCAGAAGAAGCTGGAAAGCAAAGCAAATTTTTCAAAGCGTTAGGTGATGCGACTAGGCTAAGAATTTTGAAGCTTTTAGAGGTTAGGGAAATGTGTGTCTGCGAAATTATGATTGCGCTGGGCTTGACACAGCCTACGACTTCTCACCACTTAGGAATATTGGAAAATGTGGGATTAGTAAGGAGTAGAAAAGAAGGCAAATGGGTTTACTATATGATAGCTGACCCGAGATTAATTCAAAATCTGCGCAGATTCCATGTTATGCAATAA
- the ftsZ gene encoding cell division protein FtsZ, whose amino-acid sequence MQPAEHALKYAWQGMTAEEILQSSNCRIVVVGVGGAGNNTVSRLMEMGITGAECIAINTDALHLTASRGHQKILIGEKLTKGLGVGGDPTLGRAAIEESKKRIEDLLSGAGIVFITAGLGGGTGTGAAPVIAEIARRKGAITVGVVTTPFRIEKGRIEYAAAALTEMRRNCDTVVVIDNNKLMQLVPQLPINEAFRIADQVLANMIKGIVETISAPSLINLDFADFKTIVKRGGVAVVGVGESDAPNRAEEAVRNALRSPLLDVDYAGATGALIHVTGDAHMTIEEANRVGEIVTEMMDTNALVIWGARVNPEQDGKLKVTLVMTGVNSPHILSGFGTIAPQLFNLEPYAEPEKKLDLNLNLYQMENFL is encoded by the coding sequence ATGCAACCCGCAGAACATGCGCTTAAGTACGCGTGGCAAGGCATGACCGCCGAGGAGATTCTACAGTCTAGCAACTGCCGCATTGTAGTAGTCGGAGTCGGCGGAGCTGGAAATAACACTGTTTCGCGACTAATGGAGATGGGAATAACAGGCGCCGAATGCATAGCAATAAACACAGACGCGCTTCACCTCACCGCCTCAAGAGGACACCAAAAAATCCTGATAGGCGAAAAACTCACTAAGGGGCTTGGTGTTGGCGGCGACCCAACACTTGGAAGAGCAGCAATTGAAGAATCCAAAAAGCGCATTGAAGATTTGCTTTCTGGCGCGGGCATAGTTTTCATAACTGCTGGTTTAGGAGGCGGAACTGGAACTGGCGCTGCACCAGTTATCGCGGAAATTGCAAGGCGAAAAGGCGCAATAACCGTAGGCGTTGTAACTACCCCCTTCAGAATAGAAAAGGGTCGAATTGAATATGCCGCCGCAGCGTTAACTGAAATGCGCAGAAACTGCGACACCGTGGTCGTAATAGATAACAACAAGTTAATGCAGCTCGTGCCACAATTGCCCATTAACGAAGCCTTCAGAATTGCAGACCAAGTGTTAGCAAACATGATTAAAGGCATTGTCGAAACAATCTCAGCCCCAAGCCTCATAAACCTTGACTTCGCAGACTTCAAAACCATTGTTAAACGAGGCGGAGTGGCCGTTGTAGGAGTAGGCGAATCTGACGCGCCTAACAGAGCAGAAGAAGCCGTGCGAAATGCTCTAAGAAGTCCACTGCTTGACGTGGATTATGCCGGCGCAACCGGAGCCCTAATTCACGTGACAGGCGATGCACACATGACAATTGAAGAGGCAAACCGTGTAGGCGAAATCGTTACTGAAATGATGGACACAAACGCATTAGTCATATGGGGAGCAAGAGTCAACCCAGAACAAGACGGCAAACTAAAAGTCACGCTCGTCATGACCGGCGTAAACTCACCACATATTCTAAGCGGATTCGGAACAATCGCGCCACAACTTTTCAATCTAGAACCCTACGCAGAGCCAGAAAAGAAACTCGACTTAAATCTAAACCTCTACCAAATGGAAAACTTCCTCTAA
- a CDS encoding universal stress protein, with translation MKKILVGVDGSEYAEKALKQAIQVAQKFSAKVTVVNVYHAPTGQEVSQKILDKAKDILENSGVKFNLVSVLNPNTPKVITDMARDEKFDLVVVGSRGIGAVHAWLIGSVCNKICYDSPVSVLIVK, from the coding sequence TTGAAAAAGATATTGGTTGGTGTTGACGGTTCAGAGTATGCGGAAAAAGCTCTGAAACAAGCAATTCAGGTTGCACAGAAGTTTTCTGCGAAGGTAACCGTAGTGAATGTTTATCATGCTCCTACTGGTCAAGAAGTGAGCCAAAAAATCTTAGATAAGGCTAAAGACATTCTAGAAAATAGCGGTGTTAAGTTTAATCTTGTCTCAGTTTTGAACCCCAACACTCCTAAAGTCATCACAGACATGGCTAGAGACGAAAAATTTGACTTAGTGGTGGTTGGAAGTCGAGGAATAGGCGCTGTCCATGCGTGGTTAATAGGAAGCGTCTGTAACAAGATATGCTACGACTCGCCTGTTAGCGTGCTTATCGTGAAGTAA
- a CDS encoding tRNA (guanine(10)-N(2))-dimethyltransferase — protein sequence MKKTNATIDFPTETIQEGKTKILVPKLKAFIKQPSDYAPSKAPVFYNPIMELNRDIAVVALQAYQKTANREISVCEPLTGCGIRGIRFATEVKGIKKVLINDISDKAAQLARINVQKNKLGKSVTVKNEDANLLLAHYSAPHKRFDAIDIDPFGSPVPYIDSAIRALRNNGLLALTATDMAPLCGVHPKACIRKYGGKPLRTEYCHEVAVRLLAGCLATIAAKHDIGITVIFSHSANHYIRVYATINYGAKKADESIEKMGYILHCSRCFHRENTKRVFKTDQLKCSECNSKMNFAGPLWLGKLADQQFCETMKNEAKRKVLKTGQKIAKILNLISKEADAPPTYYVIDEICDKMALPVPSTEKIIDILKEKGFEAAATHFNPKGIRTNANASVLTKIVKEFF from the coding sequence ATGAAAAAAACAAACGCCACCATAGACTTTCCAACAGAAACAATCCAAGAAGGCAAAACCAAAATTCTCGTTCCAAAACTCAAAGCCTTCATAAAACAACCCTCAGACTACGCACCCTCAAAAGCTCCAGTCTTCTACAACCCAATAATGGAACTCAACCGCGACATAGCAGTCGTAGCCTTACAAGCCTACCAAAAAACAGCAAACCGAGAAATCTCCGTTTGCGAACCCTTAACCGGCTGCGGCATAAGAGGAATACGCTTCGCAACAGAAGTTAAAGGCATAAAAAAAGTTTTGATAAACGACATCAGCGACAAAGCCGCCCAACTCGCCAGAATCAACGTGCAAAAAAACAAACTAGGCAAAAGCGTCACAGTCAAAAACGAAGATGCAAACCTTCTCCTAGCGCATTACTCTGCACCACACAAAAGATTCGACGCCATAGACATAGACCCGTTCGGTTCACCCGTACCCTACATAGACTCTGCAATCCGCGCATTACGCAACAACGGACTCTTAGCCTTAACAGCAACAGACATGGCGCCTCTCTGCGGAGTCCACCCAAAAGCTTGCATACGCAAATACGGTGGAAAACCCCTACGCACAGAATACTGCCACGAAGTAGCCGTTAGACTGTTAGCTGGATGCTTAGCCACGATAGCAGCAAAACACGACATAGGCATAACCGTAATCTTCAGCCACAGCGCAAACCACTACATACGCGTATACGCAACAATAAACTACGGCGCAAAAAAGGCAGACGAAAGCATAGAAAAAATGGGCTACATACTTCACTGCTCCAGATGCTTCCACAGAGAAAACACAAAAAGAGTATTCAAAACAGACCAGCTTAAATGCAGCGAATGCAACTCAAAGATGAACTTCGCAGGTCCATTGTGGCTAGGAAAACTAGCAGACCAGCAATTCTGCGAGACAATGAAAAACGAAGCTAAACGCAAAGTTTTGAAAACAGGACAAAAAATAGCGAAAATCCTAAATCTAATAAGCAAAGAAGCGGACGCGCCACCGACATACTATGTCATCGACGAAATATGCGACAAAATGGCGCTTCCAGTCCCATCAACAGAAAAAATAATTGACATCTTGAAAGAAAAAGGATTCGAAGCAGCGGCAACCCATTTTAACCCAAAAGGAATCCGAACCAACGCTAACGCTTCAGTTTTGACGAAAATTGTCAAAGAATTCTTTTGA
- a CDS encoding ribbon-helix-helix domain-containing protein has product MKLITLYLPEPYIKALDHLVNEKFYPNRAEAIRVAIRDLINDEVMRWKKVG; this is encoded by the coding sequence TTGAAGTTAATCACACTGTATTTACCCGAACCCTATATTAAAGCTTTAGACCACCTCGTAAACGAAAAGTTTTACCCAAACCGTGCAGAAGCAATCCGCGTAGCTATCCGTGACTTAATTAATGATGAAGTTATGCGGTGGAAAAAGGTTGGCTAA
- a CDS encoding tRNA (N(6)-L-threonylcarbamoyladenosine(37)-C(2))-methylthiotransferase, which produces MRVFVKSFGCSTNLADGEVLAGCLAEAGYELVNDLTEAEIVVYNTCAVKGPTENRMIEMLKRVPKSKKLIVAGCLPLINFERLCREVRFDGVVGPAAGNAIIKVVEQVSNGRRTVFLEDVLKTKPGLNLPCVRMNPVISIIPVNYGCLGSCAYCCVVFARGRLRSYGIQEVIKRMKRDIAGGVREFWLTSQDTACYGRDIGTNLAELLEAVCTVEGDFKIRVGMMTPNLVMDILEDLICTFKSEKIYKFAHLPVQSGDDQILKRMRRFYSVEEFKKIVNAFRASFPQITIATDVICGFPGENKEAFEKTLRLIGEVKPDIVNVSKFFARPKTAAARMQADLVSLTEIKRRSSEAAELARKIAFEKNQRWIGWEGEILVNEMGKVAGSWVGRNFAYKPVAVKGDSNLLGKNLCVRVVRAFSTHLEGEIIE; this is translated from the coding sequence ATGCGCGTTTTCGTTAAGAGTTTCGGGTGTTCAACAAATTTAGCGGACGGCGAGGTTTTGGCAGGTTGTTTAGCGGAAGCTGGTTATGAGCTGGTGAATGATTTAACAGAGGCAGAGATAGTTGTTTACAACACTTGCGCTGTTAAAGGACCCACGGAAAACCGCATGATTGAAATGCTGAAAAGAGTCCCGAAAAGTAAGAAACTGATTGTTGCTGGATGTTTACCATTAATTAATTTTGAGCGTTTATGTAGAGAGGTGCGTTTTGACGGGGTTGTTGGACCAGCGGCAGGCAACGCAATCATTAAGGTTGTTGAGCAGGTTTCAAATGGCAGAAGAACCGTTTTTTTAGAAGACGTTTTGAAGACTAAACCTGGCTTGAATCTTCCATGCGTGCGAATGAATCCAGTCATAAGTATTATTCCTGTAAATTATGGTTGTTTAGGCTCATGCGCTTATTGTTGTGTGGTTTTTGCAAGAGGACGCTTAAGGAGTTATGGTATTCAAGAAGTTATTAAAAGAATGAAAAGAGACATTGCCGGTGGCGTTAGAGAGTTTTGGCTTACTTCGCAGGATACGGCTTGTTATGGAAGGGACATCGGCACGAATCTTGCGGAACTGCTTGAAGCCGTGTGCACTGTTGAGGGTGACTTTAAGATTCGCGTGGGTATGATGACTCCTAACCTAGTAATGGATATATTAGAAGATTTAATTTGCACTTTCAAAAGCGAGAAAATCTACAAGTTTGCTCATTTGCCGGTGCAGAGCGGCGACGATCAAATTCTTAAGCGTATGCGGAGATTCTATTCGGTAGAAGAGTTTAAGAAAATTGTAAACGCTTTTCGTGCAAGTTTTCCACAGATAACCATAGCAACTGACGTTATTTGTGGTTTTCCAGGTGAAAACAAAGAAGCTTTTGAGAAGACTCTGCGGTTAATTGGAGAGGTTAAGCCTGACATAGTGAATGTTTCAAAGTTTTTTGCAAGACCCAAGACGGCGGCGGCTAGGATGCAAGCGGATTTGGTGTCTTTGACGGAGATTAAACGCAGAAGCAGCGAAGCAGCAGAGCTAGCGAGGAAAATTGCTTTTGAAAAAAATCAGCGCTGGATTGGATGGGAAGGCGAAATTCTAGTCAATGAGATGGGTAAGGTTGCTGGTTCTTGGGTGGGACGCAATTTTGCATACAAACCCGTTGCCGTAAAAGGAGATAGCAATCTGCTTGGAAAGAACTTGTGCGTTAGAGTTGTGAGAGCCTTTTCAACGCATTTGGAAGGCGAGATTATTGAATAA
- the metG gene encoding methionine--tRNA ligase, translating into MKLGKVVVTCAWPYVNYLPHLGTLVQVLSADVAARYYRLKGEEVVMVSGSDEHGTPIEVEAIRQGISPKQLTDKMHAKVVELFKKWGFSFDNYTRTENPVHIEFVQDHQRKIYNNGYIFTQETEMLYCEKCSRFLPDRFVEGKCPYCGYEPARGDQCDSCGRLLEPLLLIEPYCVICKSKPVIKKTKQWYFDLPKFSKKLAHYISNNKQLPLNARNFSLNLIKEGLKPRAMTRDVEWGIPAPFPGAEGKTFYVWFENVLGYISATIEYFKNRGEPEKWKEYWFNKDTRTLYFIGKDNIPFHVIIFPALLLASGDDYVLPWNVPATEFLQFKGEKASKSQRIGIWADEALELFPADYWRYFLMATRPETKDSNFSWEIFLEKVNADLNDTFGNFIHRTLTFINTQFGGKIPQPTTLSKNDQQILKTLKEKVETIAKEIEDCKLQSATNTLISISRIGNQYLNEKEPWNLIKKDKDKAACILYVAAQIVKALSITSAPFMPFTAQEIWKTLSLPGNVHEQNWNEALKPLPANHEIAKPKPLFRKIEADEKELDEMLEKARERLGKTV; encoded by the coding sequence GTGAAACTCGGAAAAGTCGTAGTCACATGCGCTTGGCCCTATGTGAACTATCTCCCACACTTGGGCACGCTAGTGCAAGTCTTATCAGCAGACGTTGCCGCTCGATACTACCGCTTAAAAGGCGAAGAAGTAGTAATGGTAAGCGGTTCAGACGAGCATGGAACCCCAATAGAAGTCGAAGCGATAAGACAGGGAATTTCGCCAAAACAACTAACAGACAAAATGCACGCGAAAGTTGTTGAATTATTCAAGAAATGGGGTTTCTCATTTGACAATTACACCCGAACAGAAAACCCCGTTCACATAGAATTCGTGCAAGACCACCAAAGAAAAATTTACAACAACGGTTACATCTTCACACAAGAAACAGAAATGCTCTACTGCGAAAAATGCAGTCGCTTCTTGCCAGACAGATTCGTCGAAGGAAAATGTCCATACTGCGGATACGAACCAGCCCGCGGAGACCAATGCGATTCCTGCGGGAGACTACTAGAACCCTTGCTGTTAATCGAACCCTACTGTGTAATATGCAAAAGCAAACCAGTCATAAAAAAGACAAAACAATGGTATTTTGACCTGCCAAAATTCTCAAAAAAACTCGCCCACTACATCAGCAACAACAAACAACTACCACTAAACGCCAGAAACTTCAGCCTAAACCTCATAAAAGAAGGATTAAAACCAAGAGCCATGACAAGAGACGTAGAATGGGGAATCCCAGCGCCGTTCCCAGGAGCAGAAGGCAAAACCTTCTACGTATGGTTTGAGAATGTTTTGGGCTACATTTCAGCAACAATAGAATACTTCAAAAATCGTGGAGAACCAGAAAAATGGAAGGAATACTGGTTCAACAAGGACACGCGCACGTTGTATTTCATTGGAAAAGACAACATTCCCTTCCACGTAATAATCTTCCCAGCCCTGCTACTGGCTTCTGGAGACGACTATGTTTTACCATGGAACGTGCCAGCAACCGAATTCCTCCAGTTCAAAGGCGAAAAAGCCTCAAAAAGCCAGAGAATCGGCATATGGGCAGACGAAGCCCTAGAACTTTTCCCAGCAGACTACTGGCGCTACTTTCTAATGGCAACAAGACCAGAAACAAAAGATTCAAACTTTTCATGGGAAATATTTCTCGAAAAAGTAAACGCTGACCTAAACGACACGTTCGGCAACTTCATCCACAGAACACTAACCTTCATAAACACCCAATTCGGCGGAAAAATCCCACAACCAACAACCCTAAGCAAAAATGACCAACAAATTCTGAAAACTCTCAAAGAAAAAGTCGAAACAATCGCAAAAGAAATCGAAGACTGCAAATTACAGTCCGCCACTAACACACTAATAAGCATCAGCCGCATAGGAAACCAGTACCTAAACGAGAAAGAACCATGGAACCTCATCAAAAAAGATAAAGATAAAGCAGCATGCATCCTTTACGTTGCAGCACAAATTGTCAAAGCACTATCCATAACTTCAGCACCGTTCATGCCATTCACCGCACAAGAAATCTGGAAAACCCTCAGCTTACCAGGCAACGTGCATGAACAAAACTGGAACGAAGCCCTAAAACCCTTGCCAGCAAACCACGAAATAGCTAAACCCAAGCCATTATTCCGAAAGATAGAGGCTGACGAAAAAGAACTGGACGAGATGTTAGAGAAAGCTAGAGAACGCTTAGGAAAGACTGTGTGA
- a CDS encoding (Fe-S)-binding protein: MSGKDFMELLFPEVLVKKIEIKEITPCTADPERIKFLAQADKALEDVLPILYLAIPNAKYSEKLGALSYRYKQHLITMFSTGRIGMTYVKDRSEAEQLIEEAKNLINHAFVYLKIHGKPEPKLIESKKELNPTKIYEKLPKTNCKECGEQGCFAFAAKLLNGEKSLHDCSPLSLKENAATRIQIEQMMSPIKLK, translated from the coding sequence ATGAGCGGTAAAGATTTCATGGAACTTTTGTTTCCTGAGGTTTTAGTTAAGAAAATTGAGATAAAAGAGATAACGCCTTGCACTGCTGACCCTGAAAGGATTAAATTTTTGGCTCAAGCTGATAAGGCTCTTGAGGATGTGCTTCCTATTCTTTACCTTGCAATTCCAAACGCGAAATATTCTGAAAAACTTGGCGCTTTAAGCTATAGGTACAAGCAACATTTGATAACAATGTTTTCGACTGGAAGAATCGGAATGACTTATGTCAAAGACAGAAGTGAAGCGGAACAATTGATAGAAGAAGCAAAAAACCTCATAAACCATGCCTTTGTCTATCTGAAAATCCACGGAAAACCTGAACCAAAGTTGATAGAGTCAAAGAAGGAGCTTAACCCCACGAAGATTTACGAAAAACTTCCAAAGACCAACTGCAAAGAATGTGGAGAGCAAGGGTGCTTCGCTTTTGCGGCAAAGCTCCTGAACGGCGAGAAATCGTTACATGACTGTTCTCCCTTGAGTTTGAAAGAAAATGCCGCAACTAGAATTCAAATTGAACAGATGATGAGCCCTATTAAACTGAAGTAA
- a CDS encoding DUF5320 domain-containing protein, with product MCGECCYRTGHHHGHHEHGICMGYHMPLMDVDEEIKMLEEYKEALTKRLEKVNKRLEALKH from the coding sequence ATGTGTGGAGAATGCTGTTATAGAACCGGGCATCATCATGGGCATCACGAACACGGAATCTGCATGGGCTATCACATGCCACTAATGGATGTTGACGAAGAAATCAAAATGCTTGAAGAATACAAAGAAGCATTAACAAAGCGACTGGAAAAAGTTAACAAACGACTTGAGGCGTTAAAACATTAG
- a CDS encoding CehA/McbA family metallohydrolase, producing the protein MQLKIDLHVHTHYSYDSSITPEQLVFYAKKRGLNGIAITDHDRIDGALKMIKKTDFLIIPGIEISSLNGHILGLNVQEPIPPKLTVDETVDKIHGAGGIAVACHPATFFKGSLGKHTNSKFDAVEVINASAFPFKYSVKHSREIALRLGISQVAGSDAHYAPEIGCAYTIVNAESQIDKIMRAIKKGLCEPLGSAIPLTMRLKREILSLKRKLH; encoded by the coding sequence TTGCAGTTAAAAATCGACCTCCACGTTCACACTCACTATTCTTACGACTCCTCAATCACGCCAGAACAACTCGTTTTCTACGCTAAAAAACGCGGATTAAACGGCATAGCAATAACAGACCACGACAGAATCGACGGCGCCCTAAAAATGATCAAAAAAACCGACTTTTTAATCATTCCGGGAATTGAAATTTCAAGTTTGAACGGACACATCTTAGGACTTAATGTTCAAGAACCAATTCCGCCAAAACTCACCGTAGACGAAACTGTGGATAAGATACATGGGGCTGGCGGCATTGCAGTAGCATGTCACCCTGCAACTTTCTTTAAAGGAAGTTTGGGGAAGCACACGAATTCAAAGTTTGACGCAGTGGAAGTGATTAACGCTTCTGCCTTCCCATTCAAATATTCTGTTAAACATAGTAGAGAAATTGCTTTGCGCTTAGGGATTAGCCAAGTTGCTGGCAGCGACGCTCATTACGCTCCAGAAATCGGTTGCGCATACACAATTGTTAACGCTGAATCACAGATTGACAAGATAATGAGAGCAATAAAAAAGGGGTTATGTGAACCCTTGGGCAGTGCTATACCATTAACGATGAGATTGAAAAGAGAGATTTTGTCCTTGAAAAGGAAATTGCATTAA
- the arsB gene encoding ACR3 family arsenite efflux transporter, with the protein MESAKEPTSARKAELGIFEKYLTLWIAICIVVGLLVGRFLPQFGEFMDSLKFRQLSIPIGVLLFFMMYPTVLGIRFSDVKKAATRPKPLLVTIIANWLIAPPLMTLLANLMLVDPLHKAGIILLGLSPCTAMVMWWMFLAKGDMAQGLINTAVNALLMLILYAPMAAFYLGVSSIPVPWDLIAISVLVFIALPVAAGAVSRKVIIEKKGEEWFNNAYIPSVGKISIIALLTTLIVLFSFEGEIMLNNPLLVAYLAAPNLLHYSIMITWTYLLGYFAGWAYETVIDTTLIGSSSHFEVAIAVATTLYGIGSGAALATVIGPLLEVPLMLSVVKLGLRTRKYFPRKKRQMVQ; encoded by the coding sequence TTGGAGTCTGCAAAAGAGCCTACATCAGCTAGAAAAGCCGAGCTTGGAATTTTCGAGAAGTATCTCACCCTTTGGATAGCTATATGCATAGTTGTTGGTTTACTCGTAGGAAGGTTTCTGCCGCAGTTTGGAGAGTTTATGGATTCTCTCAAGTTCCGACAGTTATCAATTCCAATAGGTGTTCTTCTATTTTTTATGATGTATCCGACTGTTTTGGGAATCCGTTTCAGCGACGTAAAAAAGGCGGCGACAAGACCCAAACCCTTACTCGTCACAATCATTGCAAATTGGCTCATAGCTCCACCGTTGATGACGTTGCTTGCAAATTTAATGTTAGTTGACCCGTTACATAAGGCTGGAATAATCCTGCTCGGTCTTTCGCCTTGCACGGCAATGGTCATGTGGTGGATGTTTCTTGCAAAAGGCGACATGGCGCAAGGGCTGATAAACACTGCTGTTAATGCGCTTTTGATGCTTATTCTTTATGCTCCAATGGCAGCCTTTTACCTTGGTGTAAGTAGCATTCCAGTTCCATGGGACTTGATCGCCATAAGCGTTCTTGTTTTTATTGCTTTGCCGGTAGCGGCTGGAGCGGTTTCTCGTAAAGTAATTATTGAGAAGAAAGGGGAAGAGTGGTTTAATAACGCTTACATTCCTTCTGTTGGAAAAATATCTATAATCGCCCTCCTGACAACTTTAATCGTGTTGTTCTCGTTTGAAGGAGAAATAATGCTCAACAATCCTTTGCTCGTCGCGTATTTAGCGGCTCCTAATCTGTTGCATTACTCGATAATGATTACGTGGACGTATCTTCTAGGCTATTTTGCAGGTTGGGCCTATGAAACAGTGATTGACACCACTCTTATAGGGTCGAGTAGCCACTTCGAAGTCGCAATTGCCGTCGCAACTACCCTTTATGGCATCGGTTCTGGAGCAGCATTAGCTACAGTTATAGGTCCGTTATTGGAAGTGCCTTTGATGCTCTCAGTCGTTAAACTTGGCTTGCGAACAAGAAAATATTTTCCAAGAAAGAAACGTCAGATGGTCCAGTAA
- a CDS encoding PadR family transcriptional regulator, whose product MCGSNQCHCRHDYPERGWIQFLMLRILYEKPMHGYQLLEEIEERSCGCHKLEPGSIYTLLRRMEERGLLESKWEKTEGGPDKRVYKVTKNGVEALRMGLKSIVQRKLLFDDLARFYEEHFAKENGR is encoded by the coding sequence ATGTGCGGTTCCAACCAATGTCATTGCCGACATGACTATCCAGAACGAGGCTGGATACAATTCCTAATGCTAAGAATACTCTACGAAAAACCAATGCACGGCTACCAACTTCTAGAAGAAATCGAAGAAAGAAGCTGCGGATGCCACAAACTTGAACCAGGTTCCATTTACACACTTCTACGAAGAATGGAAGAAAGAGGCTTGCTGGAGTCCAAATGGGAGAAAACCGAAGGCGGTCCAGACAAACGCGTTTACAAAGTAACCAAAAATGGCGTGGAAGCTCTCAGAATGGGGCTCAAATCAATTGTGCAGAGAAAACTGCTTTTCGACGACTTAGCACGCTTCTATGAAGAACATTTTGCGAAAGAAAACGGGAGGTGA